A portion of the Fusobacterium sp. genome contains these proteins:
- a CDS encoding tRNA threonylcarbamoyladenosine dehydratase: MIFQRTELLIGKENLEKLQNSHVIVFGVGGVGGFAIEALARAGVGEISIVDFDTVDITNLNRQIIALQNTIGKLKTSVMKERLLSINPNIRVHEYPEKFSIENYDKFFKNKKYDYIVDAIDLVTSKLALAEIGQNSDTPLISSMGTGNKIEPTMLEVTDIYKTSVCPLARVMRKELKNRRIKKLKVVYSKELPRKPENETGSREKKVNVGSISFVPSSAGLIIASEVVKDICNL; this comes from the coding sequence ATGATATTTCAAAGAACTGAACTTTTGATAGGAAAAGAAAACCTTGAAAAACTTCAAAATTCACATGTTATTGTGTTTGGAGTAGGAGGAGTAGGTGGCTTTGCTATAGAGGCTTTAGCCAGAGCTGGAGTTGGCGAAATATCTATTGTAGATTTTGATACTGTAGATATTACCAATCTTAACAGACAGATTATAGCCTTACAAAATACTATAGGAAAATTAAAAACTTCTGTTATGAAAGAAAGACTTCTTTCTATAAATCCAAATATAAGGGTACATGAATATCCAGAAAAATTTTCAATAGAAAATTATGATAAATTTTTTAAAAATAAGAAATATGATTATATAGTTGATGCAATTGATTTAGTAACTTCAAAATTAGCTTTGGCTGAAATAGGACAAAATAGTGATACTCCACTTATTTCTTCTATGGGAACTGGTAATAAAATTGAACCTACAATGCTTGAAGTAACTGATATCTATAAAACTTCTGTATGTCCTTTAGCTCGTGTTATGAGAAAAGAATTAAAAAATAGAAGAATAAAAAAATTAAAAGTGGTTTATTCAAAGGAGCTTCCTAGAAAACCTGAAAATGAAACTGGAAGCAGAGAAAAAAAAGTAAATGTTGGAAGTATCTCTTTTGTTCCTTCCAGTGCGGGTCTTATAATAGCAAGTGAAGTTGTAAAAGATATCTGTAATTTATAG
- a CDS encoding flavodoxin, whose amino-acid sequence MKKIGIFYGTTSGNTTGIVDEIEFYLRKDDYQTYNVADGISEMKDYENLILVSPTYGVGELQEDWNNVFEEFKNIDFTGKTVAIAGLGNQFAFGESYVGAMKILYDTVVKNGAKVIGFTSTEGYRYEETEAVVDGKFIGLALDEGNQGNDTPDRIKAWVEKIKSYFN is encoded by the coding sequence ATGAAAAAAATAGGAATTTTTTATGGAACAACATCTGGAAATACTACTGGTATAGTAGATGAGATAGAATTTTATCTTAGAAAGGATGATTATCAGACATATAATGTAGCTGATGGAATATCTGAAATGAAAGATTATGAAAATCTTATTCTTGTATCTCCAACTTATGGAGTTGGAGAACTTCAAGAAGATTGGAATAATGTCTTTGAAGAGTTTAAGAATATAGATTTTACTGGTAAAACTGTTGCAATAGCAGGACTTGGAAATCAATTTGCTTTTGGTGAATCATATGTTGGAGCTATGAAGATACTTTATGATACAGTTGTAAAAAATGGTGCTAAAGTTATTGGATTCACTTCTACTGAAGGATATCGTTATGAGGAAACTGAAGCAGTTGTAGACGGAAAATTTATAGGTCTTGCTCTTGATGAGGGAAATCAAGGAAATGATACTCCTGATAGAATCAAAGCTTGGGTAGAAAAAATCAAATCATATTTCAATTAA
- the ileS gene encoding isoleucine--tRNA ligase, whose amino-acid sequence MYKKVSTSLNFVEREKEIEKYWEENKIFEKSLELRKGDDTYTFYDGPPTANGKPHIGHVLTRVIKDMVPRYRTMKGYDVPRKAGWDTHGLPVELEVEKLLGINGKDQIESYGLQPFIEECKTSVWKYKEMWEDFSKTVGFWADMEKPYVTYDNNFIESEWWALKQIWEKGLLYKGFKIVPYCPRCGTPLSSHEVAQGYKDVKERSAVVRFKVKDEDAYILAWTTTPWTLPSNVALCVNPNEVYVKVQHEGYTYYMAEALVPAVLKENFTILERYKGKDLEYKEYVPLFDFVKPDKKCWYVTCDTYVTLTDGTGVVHTAPAFGEDDANVGRKYDLPFVQLVDSKGEMTEETLWPGVFCKKADKDILKTLEEKGLLFDAPVFEHNYPHCWRCDTPLIYYARESWFIKMTAVKEDLIRNNDSINWIPKSIGKGRFGDWIENVQDWGISRNRYWGTPLNVWECECGHNHAIGSIEELKSMSSNCPEEIELHRPYIDAVTITCPHCGKQMKRVPEVIDCWFDSGSMPFAQHHYPFENKDLFEKQFPADFISEAVDQTRGWFYSLLAISTLIFNKAPYKNVIVLGHVQDENGQKMSKSKGNAVDPFEALATYGADAIRWYFYINSAPWLPNRFHGKAVQEGQRKFMSTLWNTYAFFVLYAEIDQFDATKYTLDKDKLTIMDKWLLSKLNTVVKGVDENLADYKLLEAARLLQDFVDELSNWYVRRSRERFWVQDMTDDKITAYMTLYTALVTISKAAAPMIPFMTEEIYRNLVCSIDKNAPESIHLTDFPEVHEEFIDKALEDDMEEVLQVVTLGRAARNAANIKNRQPIANIYVKAGHKVGELYQNIIKEELNIKEIHFVEDTSQFTSYTFKPQLKVLGQKYGKKVNEIRTLLAEMDGSKGKKELDANGVLVLKLADGEEASLTVDDLLIETAQTEGYMPLEDRGITVVLDTKLTPELLEEGFVREIISKIQSMRKEADFDVTDHITFYEKDNDKIKEIIERNAEEIKHDTLTDEIIFGEADGFTGEFNVNGEKVVFGVKVNK is encoded by the coding sequence ATGTATAAAAAAGTGTCTACGAGCCTAAACTTCGTAGAGAGAGAAAAAGAAATTGAAAAATATTGGGAAGAGAACAAAATTTTTGAAAAAAGTCTTGAATTAAGAAAAGGAGATGATACATATACTTTTTATGATGGACCTCCTACAGCTAATGGAAAACCACATATAGGACATGTTTTAACTCGTGTAATAAAAGATATGGTTCCCAGATACAGAACTATGAAGGGATATGATGTACCAAGGAAAGCAGGATGGGATACACATGGACTTCCTGTGGAGTTAGAAGTAGAAAAGCTATTAGGAATAAATGGTAAGGATCAAATAGAAAGCTATGGATTGCAACCATTTATTGAAGAGTGTAAAACAAGTGTATGGAAATATAAGGAAATGTGGGAAGACTTTTCTAAAACAGTAGGTTTTTGGGCAGACATGGAAAAACCTTATGTAACTTATGATAATAATTTTATCGAATCTGAATGGTGGGCTTTAAAACAAATATGGGAGAAAGGATTACTATATAAAGGATTTAAAATTGTACCATATTGTCCAAGATGTGGAACACCACTATCAAGCCATGAAGTAGCACAGGGATATAAAGATGTAAAAGAAAGATCAGCTGTGGTAAGATTTAAGGTAAAAGATGAGGATGCTTATATCCTTGCATGGACAACAACTCCATGGACACTTCCTTCCAATGTAGCTCTTTGTGTAAATCCAAATGAAGTTTATGTAAAAGTTCAGCATGAAGGATATACATACTACATGGCAGAAGCTTTAGTTCCAGCAGTTTTAAAAGAAAACTTTACAATTTTAGAGAGATATAAAGGGAAAGATTTAGAATACAAGGAATATGTACCTTTATTTGATTTTGTAAAACCAGATAAAAAATGCTGGTATGTAACTTGTGATACTTATGTTACACTAACTGATGGTACTGGAGTAGTTCATACAGCTCCTGCATTTGGAGAAGATGATGCTAATGTAGGAAGAAAATATGATCTGCCATTTGTACAATTAGTTGATTCAAAAGGAGAAATGACAGAAGAAACACTTTGGCCAGGAGTATTTTGTAAAAAAGCAGATAAAGATATTCTAAAAACTTTAGAGGAGAAAGGTCTTTTATTTGATGCCCCTGTATTTGAACATAATTATCCTCATTGTTGGAGATGTGATACACCTCTTATTTATTATGCAAGAGAGTCTTGGTTCATCAAAATGACAGCTGTAAAAGAGGATTTGATAAGAAATAATGACAGTATTAATTGGATACCAAAGAGTATAGGAAAAGGTCGTTTTGGAGATTGGATTGAAAATGTTCAGGACTGGGGAATCAGTCGTAATCGTTATTGGGGAACACCTTTAAATGTATGGGAATGTGAATGTGGACATAACCATGCTATTGGAAGTATAGAAGAACTCAAATCTATGTCTTCTAATTGTCCAGAGGAAATAGAACTTCACCGTCCATATATAGATGCAGTAACTATTACTTGTCCTCATTGTGGTAAACAGATGAAAAGAGTACCAGAGGTTATTGACTGCTGGTTTGATTCAGGATCGATGCCTTTTGCACAACACCATTATCCATTTGAAAATAAAGATTTATTTGAGAAACAATTTCCAGCAGATTTTATTTCAGAAGCTGTTGACCAAACAAGAGGATGGTTCTATTCACTTCTTGCTATATCTACATTAATTTTTAATAAAGCACCATATAAAAATGTAATTGTGCTGGGACATGTACAAGATGAGAATGGACAAAAAATGTCTAAATCTAAGGGAAATGCAGTAGATCCATTTGAAGCACTTGCTACTTATGGTGCAGATGCTATTCGTTGGTATTTTTATATAAACTCAGCTCCTTGGCTTCCTAATAGATTTCATGGAAAAGCAGTTCAGGAAGGTCAACGTAAGTTTATGTCTACATTGTGGAATACATATGCTTTTTTTGTTCTTTATGCTGAGATAGACCAATTTGATGCTACTAAATATACTTTAGATAAAGATAAACTAACTATTATGGATAAATGGCTTCTTTCAAAATTGAATACAGTAGTAAAAGGTGTGGATGAAAATCTTGCTGATTACAAGCTTCTTGAAGCTGCAAGACTTCTTCAGGACTTTGTAGATGAATTAAGCAACTGGTATGTAAGAAGAAGCAGGGAGCGTTTCTGGGTACAAGATATGACTGATGATAAAATTACAGCATATATGACTTTATATACAGCACTTGTCACTATTTCAAAAGCAGCTGCACCAATGATTCCATTTATGACAGAAGAAATCTATCGTAATCTGGTATGCAGTATAGATAAAAATGCACCTGAAAGTATTCACTTAACTGACTTTCCAGAAGTACATGAAGAATTTATAGATAAAGCTTTAGAAGATGATATGGAAGAAGTTCTTCAAGTAGTTACTTTAGGAAGAGCAGCAAGAAATGCAGCTAATATCAAAAATAGACAGCCAATAGCTAATATATATGTAAAAGCTGGACATAAAGTTGGAGAACTTTATCAGAATATTATAAAAGAAGAGCTTAATATTAAAGAAATTCATTTTGTAGAAGATACATCACAATTTACTTCATATACTTTTAAGCCTCAATTAAAAGTATTGGGACAAAAATATGGAAAAAAAGTAAATGAAATTCGTACTCTTCTGGCAGAAATGGATGGAAGCAAAGGTAAAAAAGAGTTAGATGCTAATGGAGTTTTAGTTCTTAAATTAGCTGATGGAGAAGAAGCATCTCTTACTGTAGATGACCTCTTGATAGAAACAGCACAAACAGAAGGATATATGCCACTTGAAGATAGAGGAATAACTGTTGTACTTGATACTAAACTTACTCCTGAATTGCTAGAAGAAGGATTTGTAAGAGAAATTATCAGTAAAATTCAATCTATGCGTAAAGAGGCAGATTTTGATGTAACAGATCATATTACATTCTATGAAAAAGATAATGATAAAATTAAAGAAATAATTGAAAGAAATGCTGAAGAAATTAAGCATGATACTCTTACAGATGAAATAATCTTTGGAGAAGCAGATGGATTTACAGGAGAATTTAATGTAAATGGAGAAAAGGTTGTATTTGGAGTAAAAGTAAATAAGTAA
- a CDS encoding MATE family efflux transporter, whose product MSNELESKNVSRLFFRFAVPSIIGMLIVSIQMMVDGIFIANTQGASGLAAINLSMPIILFTNSIALMIAAGGGVYCSIALGKGKFKRANEIMSFTLQIFVVFLGSISILGFLFINGIINVLGATEILVPLVKSYLLTMLVLNIPYNIPIFTEGFIKIAGKPNLVFLSCIICLAGNVLMDYFFIVKMDMGVFGAALATTIANGTAGIVLMWNYFKDRSRLKIVKPNGNRILLGKILYNGSSEMLTMVSSALATFIFNYILIRRIGEIGVSALTIVFYVNTVVNICLFGLSQALQPIVSYNLGARRMEQIHKVMKTAFITGGSIGFFFFFVMKFNNAPIIKVFSKDNTDLMALTGRALNFVVFQYLFSFVNVIISSFLTAVEKPMESAAVAMCRSLVCVAGLLFILPVFLGEKGLWLALPLGELLCMTVSVPLLIISYKKIKVRITKI is encoded by the coding sequence ATGAGTAATGAATTAGAAAGCAAGAATGTAAGCAGATTATTTTTTAGATTTGCTGTTCCAAGTATAATAGGAATGTTAATAGTATCCATACAAATGATGGTAGATGGAATATTTATAGCTAATACACAAGGTGCTTCAGGTTTAGCAGCTATTAATCTTTCTATGCCAATAATATTATTTACAAACAGTATAGCTCTCATGATAGCAGCTGGTGGAGGGGTGTACTGTTCAATTGCTTTAGGAAAAGGCAAGTTTAAAAGAGCTAATGAAATAATGTCATTTACTCTTCAAATATTTGTAGTATTTTTAGGCAGTATATCCATTTTGGGGTTTCTTTTTATAAATGGTATAATAAATGTTTTAGGAGCTACAGAAATACTTGTTCCATTGGTAAAATCTTACTTATTAACTATGCTGGTATTGAATATACCATATAATATTCCAATATTTACAGAGGGATTTATAAAAATAGCAGGAAAACCAAATCTTGTATTTTTAAGTTGTATTATATGTCTTGCAGGAAATGTTTTGATGGATTATTTTTTTATAGTAAAAATGGATATGGGAGTGTTTGGAGCAGCTCTTGCTACAACAATAGCCAATGGAACAGCTGGTATTGTTCTTATGTGGAATTATTTTAAAGATAGAAGCAGACTTAAAATAGTAAAACCTAATGGGAATAGGATTCTTTTGGGAAAAATATTATATAATGGAAGTTCTGAAATGCTGACAATGGTATCAAGTGCCCTTGCCACTTTTATTTTTAATTATATACTTATCAGAAGAATAGGTGAAATAGGAGTATCAGCATTAACTATAGTTTTTTATGTAAATACTGTGGTAAATATATGCCTTTTTGGACTATCTCAGGCACTTCAGCCAATAGTTTCCTATAATCTTGGAGCAAGAAGAATGGAACAGATACATAAGGTAATGAAAACAGCATTTATTACAGGAGGGAGTATAGGGTTTTTCTTTTTCTTTGTAATGAAGTTTAATAATGCTCCTATTATAAAAGTATTTTCAAAAGATAATACTGACTTGATGGCATTGACTGGAAGAGCTTTAAATTTTGTAGTATTTCAATATCTATTTTCATTTGTAAATGTTATAATCAGCTCTTTTTTAACAGCTGTAGAAAAACCTATGGAATCAGCAGCTGTAGCAATGTGTCGTTCACTTGTATGTGTTGCAGGATTGCTTTTTATACTGCCAGTGTTTTTGGGAGAAAAAGGTTTATGGCTGGCTCTTCCATTGGGAGAACTTTTATGTATGACAGTAAGTGTTCCTCTTTTGATAATATCGTATAAGAAAATAAAAGTAAGAATAACTAAAATATAG
- the dhaM gene encoding dihydroxyacetone kinase phosphoryl donor subunit DhaM, translating into MVGIVVVAHNPKLSQEIINFCMELKNSNFMLENGGGTEEDNRYGTCPEVIARAIKKANQGDGVVILCDLGSSVMNAETAKERLKDEIKVEIVDAPIVEGTIVGVSANHPKVNLKTLVEFIKESKEFPKF; encoded by the coding sequence ATGGTAGGAATAGTAGTAGTAGCACATAATCCTAAACTTTCACAAGAGATAATCAATTTTTGTATGGAGCTTAAAAATAGTAATTTTATGTTGGAAAATGGTGGTGGAACAGAAGAAGATAATAGATATGGGACCTGTCCTGAAGTAATTGCCAGAGCAATAAAAAAAGCAAATCAAGGTGATGGAGTAGTAATACTTTGTGATCTTGGAAGTTCAGTAATGAATGCAGAAACAGCAAAAGAAAGACTAAAAGATGAAATAAAAGTAGAAATAGTGGATGCACCAATAGTAGAAGGAACAATAGTGGGAGTTTCCGCTAACCATCCAAAGGTAAATTTAAAAACATTAGTGGAATTTATAAAAGAATCAAAAGAGTTTCCAAAGTTTTAA
- a CDS encoding LexA family transcriptional regulator, with translation MNFKTFLRNRREEMGYSQNKLAKTIGITQSYYNTIERGEVKNPPSEEILDKMIAILQFNDKEAAEFKYLAAIERTPAIILEELKKLAKQKDIAPKVDISELKDLDNYIPLYSRISAGIGVFTEEEPVDFISIPGVRNIETLFAVNVKGDSMEPTIKNSSIILCRKGVEVRNGEIGAFIVNEESYVKRLKVTGNYIALISDNPNYQPIYIGPGEEFSVVGKVLKVINDIQ, from the coding sequence ATGAACTTTAAAACCTTTTTAAGAAACAGAAGAGAAGAAATGGGTTACAGTCAAAATAAGTTAGCTAAAACAATTGGAATTACCCAATCATATTATAATACAATTGAAAGAGGAGAGGTAAAAAATCCTCCTAGCGAAGAGATACTTGACAAAATGATAGCAATATTACAATTCAATGATAAGGAGGCTGCTGAATTCAAATATTTAGCAGCAATTGAAAGAACTCCTGCAATAATATTAGAGGAACTTAAAAAATTAGCAAAACAAAAAGATATAGCTCCAAAAGTTGATATATCTGAATTAAAAGATTTAGATAACTATATTCCTCTTTATTCAAGAATAAGTGCTGGAATAGGAGTATTTACAGAAGAGGAACCTGTAGATTTTATCTCTATACCTGGAGTAAGGAATATTGAAACTCTTTTTGCTGTCAATGTGAAAGGGGATTCTATGGAGCCTACTATTAAAAATTCCTCTATTATCCTTTGCAGAAAAGGTGTGGAGGTTAGAAATGGTGAAATAGGAGCTTTTATTGTAAATGAAGAATCATATGTCAAAAGGCTAAAAGTTACTGGAAATTATATTGCTCTTATAAGTGATAATCCTAATTATCAACCTATTTATATTGGTCCTGGAGAAGAATTTAGTGTTGTAGGAAAAGTATTAAAAGTTATAAATGATATTCAATAA
- a CDS encoding MATE family efflux transporter, whose translation MDRTFYKNLLAITMPIAFQNIISYSVNMMDTLMLGSLGETILSASSLAGQVFFLFSLLVSGLGCGAGVLCSQYFGKRDLKSLRKIAAMVLKLSLGLSIIFTLILLIFPSAVMKIFTPEAAVIEEGSRYLRVVAVSYICFGITTTFLIVLRSLQDVKLSLWIYTVSFFTNVFFNYIFIFGHFGFPRMGIIGAALGTVIARGVEVVLVIIYLKKYEKVLKFKLIMLKLYDRILFKDMIKYGLPVIIGELFWGTGLSIHSAILGHMGEAVVAANSICNVLHQFALSFVQGVGSASAVIMGRYIGAGEFDMAKKASKALVKFFAVCGVITAAFLLTVSGPFFSFYSLQPATLKLAKHFMLAYAFITMFRAVAAPIIGGILWGSGDTKFAATVDISFLWCLIPIGFAAAFKWHLNPALVLIILRLETPLKMVACLIRLHGDKWIKSTVR comes from the coding sequence TTGGATAGAACTTTTTATAAAAATCTTTTGGCAATAACCATGCCTATAGCATTTCAAAATATAATTTCATATAGTGTAAATATGATGGATACACTTATGCTGGGGAGTCTTGGGGAAACAATATTATCAGCTTCAAGTCTTGCAGGGCAGGTGTTTTTTCTGTTTTCTCTACTTGTGTCTGGGTTGGGATGTGGAGCAGGAGTTCTATGCAGCCAGTATTTTGGAAAAAGAGATTTAAAAAGTTTAAGAAAAATAGCAGCAATGGTGTTAAAATTATCATTAGGTTTAAGTATTATATTTACTTTGATACTTTTGATATTTCCTTCTGCAGTAATGAAGATATTTACTCCAGAAGCAGCAGTAATAGAGGAAGGAAGTAGATATCTTAGAGTAGTTGCTGTTTCATATATATGTTTTGGAATAACTACAACATTTCTCATAGTATTGAGAAGTTTACAAGATGTAAAACTTTCTCTCTGGATATACACAGTTTCTTTTTTTACAAATGTATTTTTTAATTATATATTCATTTTTGGACATTTTGGATTTCCAAGAATGGGTATAATTGGAGCTGCTTTGGGAACTGTAATAGCAAGAGGTGTTGAAGTGGTTCTTGTAATAATATATTTGAAAAAATATGAAAAAGTGCTGAAATTTAAACTTATAATGCTAAAATTGTATGACAGAATATTATTTAAAGATATGATAAAATATGGACTTCCTGTAATAATTGGAGAACTGTTCTGGGGAACAGGACTCTCAATCCACTCAGCTATCTTAGGACATATGGGAGAGGCAGTAGTAGCAGCTAATAGTATATGTAATGTACTTCACCAGTTTGCTCTCTCTTTTGTACAGGGAGTAGGAAGTGCTTCTGCTGTAATTATGGGAAGATATATTGGAGCAGGAGAATTTGATATGGCAAAAAAAGCCTCTAAGGCTTTAGTTAAATTTTTTGCTGTATGTGGTGTGATAACTGCTGCATTTTTATTAACTGTAAGCGGACCATTTTTCTCATTTTATAGTTTACAGCCAGCAACATTGAAATTAGCTAAACATTTTATGCTTGCTTATGCTTTCATTACCATGTTTAGAGCAGTTGCAGCTCCTATTATAGGTGGAATATTATGGGGAAGTGGAGATACAAAATTTGCAGCAACAGTAGATATATCATTTTTATGGTGCTTGATTCCAATAGGATTTGCAGCTGCATTTAAGTGGCATTTGAATCCAGCACTGGTCCTTATTATACTTAGACTTGAAACGCCATTGAAAATGGTAGCTTGTCTGATAAGATTACATGGAGATAAATGGATAAAATCAACAGTAAGATGA
- the pgeF gene encoding peptidoglycan editing factor PgeF — MFEDKGNHLIIREFEDMGIGTIFTDISYGNAKQKTREELIKDFNLGDRKLISGYQTHSKNIQIIKEIDKEYFENTDGFITARKDIVIFTKYADCLPVYVYDPVKEVIGLVHSGWKGTLQEIGLETIRLMEENYGTSRKDVYFAFGIGIGQNNYEVGQEFKELFMEKFSNDIVAKSFVEKNGKLYFDNQKFNYLNLISNGIDKSKIILNNYCTFRDKRFQSFRRDKENSGRAGGFIYFR; from the coding sequence ATGTTTGAAGATAAAGGAAATCATTTAATAATAAGAGAATTTGAAGATATGGGAATAGGAACTATATTTACTGATATATCTTATGGAAATGCAAAACAGAAAACACGTGAGGAACTTATAAAAGATTTTAACCTTGGAGATAGAAAACTTATATCTGGATATCAAACTCATAGTAAGAATATACAGATAATAAAAGAAATAGATAAGGAATATTTTGAAAATACAGATGGCTTTATAACTGCTAGAAAAGATATAGTGATTTTTACTAAATATGCAGATTGTCTTCCTGTATATGTTTATGATCCTGTAAAAGAAGTGATAGGACTGGTACATTCTGGTTGGAAAGGAACTTTACAAGAAATAGGTTTAGAGACCATAAGACTAATGGAAGAAAATTATGGAACATCCAGAAAGGATGTTTATTTTGCCTTTGGAATAGGTATTGGACAGAATAATTATGAAGTTGGGCAGGAATTTAAAGAACTTTTTATGGAAAAATTTTCAAATGATATAGTGGCTAAAAGCTTTGTAGAAAAAAATGGAAAATTATACTTTGATAATCAGAAATTTAATTATCTGAATTTAATATCAAATGGAATAGATAAATCTAAAATAATATTAAATAACTATTGCACATTCAGAGATAAAAGATTCCAATCTTTTAGAAGAGATAAAGAAAATTCAGGAAGAGCAGGGGGATTTATATATTTTAGATGA
- the aroF gene encoding 3-deoxy-7-phosphoheptulonate synthase, with protein MYIKTKKNIGEHEKERIIEFLKNNGLGIIITEDEEILKIGIMGNKKNVDLDVLLSFDGVDEMVPIGKSYKFVSREFQKEDTVIDIKGRKIGGGNFMLMAGPCAVESRKSIFDIAEKVKKYGAQVLRGGAFKPRTSPYDFQGLGEEGLKYMREAADKYDLLVVTEVMDTQDISLISKYADILQVGARNMQNFSLLKMLGKCGKPILLKRGLSATMRDLLMAAEYIVAYGNKEIILCERGIRTFETITRNTVDINAIPLIKEKSHLPIIIDASHGTGRRNLVEPVTLAGVIAGADGAMVEVHENPEYAVSDGVQSLNFDGFKKLTENLKKVLNVKKNLI; from the coding sequence ATGTACATAAAAACTAAAAAAAATATTGGTGAACATGAAAAAGAGAGAATAATAGAATTTCTTAAAAATAATGGATTAGGAATAATTATAACAGAAGATGAAGAAATACTTAAAATAGGTATAATGGGAAATAAGAAAAATGTTGATTTAGATGTACTTCTATCTTTTGATGGAGTAGATGAAATGGTTCCTATTGGAAAAAGTTATAAATTTGTCAGTAGAGAGTTCCAAAAAGAAGATACTGTAATAGATATAAAAGGAAGAAAAATAGGTGGGGGCAATTTCATGCTTATGGCAGGACCTTGTGCTGTGGAAAGCAGAAAATCTATATTTGATATAGCTGAAAAAGTAAAGAAATATGGAGCTCAAGTGTTGAGAGGGGGAGCTTTTAAGCCAAGAACATCTCCATATGATTTTCAAGGCCTGGGAGAAGAAGGACTCAAATACATGAGAGAAGCAGCTGATAAATATGATCTTTTGGTGGTAACAGAAGTAATGGATACTCAAGATATCTCTCTCATATCTAAATATGCTGATATACTTCAGGTTGGAGCAAGAAATATGCAGAATTTTAGTTTGCTTAAAATGTTGGGAAAATGTGGAAAGCCCATACTTTTAAAGAGAGGACTCAGTGCAACTATGAGGGATCTTTTGATGGCAGCTGAATATATAGTTGCATATGGAAATAAAGAAATAATATTGTGTGAAAGAGGAATAAGAACTTTTGAAACAATAACTAGAAACACTGTCGATATAAATGCTATTCCACTGATAAAAGAAAAATCACATCTGCCAATAATAATAGATGCAAGTCATGGAACTGGAAGAAGAAATCTGGTAGAACCTGTAACATTAGCAGGAGTAATAGCTGGAGCAGATGGAGCAATGGTGGAAGTACACGAAAATCCAGAATATGCAGTATCTGATGGAGTTCAATCATTGAATTTTGATGGATTTAAAAAATTAACCGAAAATTTAAAAAAAGTTTTAAATGTTAAGAAAAATCTTATATAA
- a CDS encoding Smr/MutS family protein yields the protein MYNEIDLHQMNFDDALRVFITKYNALYKKGERKEIKVIHGYGSKFLDGEAVIKTKIRQFFSKNKDCVKMRIDLNPGITYIMPLKSFPQPKKKKFGF from the coding sequence ATGTATAATGAGATTGATCTTCATCAAATGAATTTTGATGATGCTCTGAGAGTTTTCATAACCAAATATAATGCTTTATATAAAAAAGGCGAGAGAAAAGAAATAAAAGTGATACATGGATATGGTTCAAAGTTTTTAGATGGGGAAGCTGTGATAAAAACTAAGATAAGACAGTTTTTTTCTAAAAATAAAGACTGTGTAAAAATGAGAATAGATTTAAATCCTGGAATAACTTATATTATGCCACTGAAAAGTTTTCCTCAACCTAAAAAGAAAAAGTTTGGATTTTAG
- a CDS encoding GNAT family N-acetyltransferase, protein MEFKIRDFKKEDMEFVIEKHWDIYSNEYGYVKRSFYNYVEKTVIDFLAETKWKRENIWIAEAEGKPIGAIALITPDSNKPCEGQLRWFIVDKEYRKYGVGRALMDKFLEFAIKWEYKHIFLWTASNLGRALSFYNQQGFYETERFKETGWCDEPIYEIKLERDL, encoded by the coding sequence ATGGAATTTAAAATTAGAGACTTTAAAAAAGAAGATATGGAATTTGTTATTGAAAAACATTGGGATATCTATTCAAATGAATATGGATATGTAAAAAGAAGTTTTTATAATTACGTAGAAAAAACTGTAATTGATTTTTTAGCAGAAACAAAATGGAAAAGAGAAAATATCTGGATTGCTGAAGCAGAAGGAAAACCTATTGGGGCAATAGCCTTGATTACTCCTGATTCTAATAAACCTTGTGAAGGGCAGCTTCGTTGGTTTATTGTAGATAAAGAATATAGAAAATATGGTGTAGGAAGAGCATTGATGGATAAATTTCTTGAATTTGCTATAAAATGGGAATATAAACATATTTTTCTTTGGACAGCAAGTAATTTAGGTAGAGCATTGTCATTTTATAATCAGCAAGGCTTTTATGAAACAGAAAGATTTAAGGAAACTGGATGGTGTGATGAACCAATTTACGAAATTAAATTGGAGAGAGATTTATAA